A single genomic interval of Daucus carota subsp. sativus chromosome 1, DH1 v3.0, whole genome shotgun sequence harbors:
- the LOC108204609 gene encoding disease resistance protein At4g27190 isoform X1, translating into MVGLSDIPCVGKLVDRISDAAVDAFFRGFRYMFCYKDLVKTLDSQVEKAYTEEERVSTKVAAERANGKLIKPHVDKWQKEAEEIMESAEKFAEIHKTRHSWRCIQCLPIPNPVSLFRLGRAVVQKTERLTELINSGKELLDNEIAHLAPAENLPKSNTEYQEFQSRKDVYAELWRTLITDSSPILGICGMPGVGKTRMMEQLWKEAQEKKIFNKVTRGNVGNENLDVIHLQKQIAEHLDCKFESEDNAESRASQLKQSLLNAGKTLVILDDVWREIPLDVIGIPSGDGNSPVVSKILMTSREENVCLRNNCNTLVKITPLRNDEAWEQFKNFVGTAQIDYMQDESLAKKVCDKCGGLPLLIHAISKALQFETHNSWVDALEQLQKGEFVNIPGVEPQVYACVELGISKLHGDAKSCLFLCCLFPEDADIPIRELIQLATGSQLVCGNSRVLSMIDTLRLSSLLLDCEKDDRIKLHDLIRDVGRSIAFRDSKFAFSQVTCDVRLLDDADFVTTKFLRLDLDGDNIHIPDDLVCPNLQSLWIQFNNDIQQFSSGFFGMSANLRFLYLVGTYSPSKLQFSLRPLGKLRTLILKGCNLSHINNTCVGFFPENLETLCIWKGDFPEPLDLSNLKYLRKLEIKGSKVKMKPNTISSLSRLEELHIPDGLEIWCSESSDVQKPILVEINQLTRLKSLQIKFKISEPFQVTNIFDNLKLFNIRVGGWGSCVGKTDLSYKTSIVLQGCHEESLKSLIDKAEYVNLQCSNITVSSIFESNREAFTELRNLQIEECNKMDHLARMPHNDIQHSQQTSFSKLTYLEIIECSGLRYLFCNSVAKRLTQLQKLIIRDCPVMEAIVIHDGSSNGDIIHFSNLEELELSNVPRLTGFCRENKDAMMQPSVQFQPLFHRMVEFPNLVELVISHCEEINLESIEFSSQLKRLRISCDEEIQLPSTWQPRLHNLETLFLSRCWSHELISSRFHRLKMLKVFGYSGGSALFTFSGFRSLQQLQELVISDCAFLQEIVEDFEMSGMNSKIITLSHLEIVVLKDLPKLKSIIHGANYGCRVPSLTYVEVEDCGLSNLFSFSELTSLETLKISRCAHLEEIVEDIRIDEVSGMNKKTITLSQLKQVILEDLPKLKSFIYSANHECLLLPNLSMVTVSDCGLSSLFTCSTTFGSLQRLENLLVRDCRMLEGIFEYARGDETSGTSEEIIISLPKLWLLELRNLPDLKSFIHGANYDFYMPALWEIKVDNCGFSTLFTCSVFRDLQNLFRLEVSNCKLLEVVVEDARGDETSGTNDKTITIPQLENIELEHLPNLKSFSGDESMAFNMLQLKNFSLVGCPGVENFTCFNTHTGNGYVRIDGDEWIEVPDLNDYIKSLFKNEDVAVPENQRDSKMKSLGEP; encoded by the exons ATGGTTGGTTTATCTGATATTCCATGTGTGGGGAAACTTGTGGACAGAATATCTGATGCTGCAGTTGACGCCTTCTTCCGTGGATTCCGTTACATGTTCTGTTACAAGGATCTTGTTAAGACTCTCGATTCCCAAGTCGAAAAAGCTTACACTGAGGAGGAAAGGGTGTCCACAAAAGTTGCTGCAGAAAGAGCTAATGGTAAACTTATCAAGCCTCATGTAGATAAGTGGCAGAAAGAGGCTGAAGAAATCATGGAGAGCGCCGAAAAGTTTGCAGAAATACACAAAACCAGACATTCATGGAGGTGCATTCAGTGTCTACCAATTCCCAACCCCGTCTCTCTTTTTCGACTTGGCAGAGCAGTGGTGCAGAAGACAGAGAGGCTAACTGAGCTCATTAATTCCGGAAAGGAGCTCCTGGATAATGAAATCGCACATCTTGCGCCAGCTGAAAATTTACCCAAAAGTAATACCGAGTACCAGGAATTTCAATCCAGAAAAGATGTTTATGCGGAGCTATGGCGTACGTTAATCACGGATAGCTCTCCAATCCTTGGTATATGTGGAATGCCAGGAGTGGGGAAAACTCGGATGATGGAACAACTATGGAAAGAAGCTCAGGAGAAGAAGATCTTTAACAAGGTCACACGAGGGAACGTGGGTAATGAAAACCTGGATGTGATACACTTACAGAAACAGATTGCTGAGCATCTTGATTGCAAATTTGAATCGGAAGATAATGCGGAAAGCAGAGCTTCTCAGCTGAAACAAAGTTTATTGAATGCCGGCAAGACCCTCGTCATACTAGACGATGTATGGAGGGAAATTCCTCTAGATGTTATTGGAATTCCATCTGGTGATGGAAACAGTCCTGTGGTTTCCAAGATTCTGATGACATCTCGAGAGGAAAATGTATGCTTGCGTAACAATTGCAATACTCTTGTTAAAATTACACCCCTGCGAAATGATGAGGCGTGGGAGCAATTTAAGAATTTTGTCGGTACTGCTCAAATTGATTATATGCAGGATGAGTCTCTTGCAAAGAAAGTGTGTGATAAATGTGGGGGTTTACCACTCCTAATTCATGCGATCAGTAAAGCGCTGCAGTTCGAAACTCACAATTCATGGGTGGATGCACTTGAACAACTCCAGAAGGGTGAATTCGTAAACATACCTGGAGTAGAACCACAAGTATATGCTTGTGTAGAATTGGGTATCAGTAAATTACACGGCGATGCCAAGTCATGTCTGTTTTTGTGTTGCTTGTTTCCGGAAGATGCTGACATCCCTATCAGGGAGCTGATCCAGTTGGCAACAGGGTCACAGCTTGTATGTGGGAACTCTAGGGTACTATCAATGATTGATACTCTGAGATTATCTTCTTTGTTGCTTGACTGTGAAAAAGATGATAGAATCAAACTGCATGACCTCATCAGAGATGTTGGGAGATCTATAGCTTTCAGAGATTCAAAATTTGCATTTTCACAGGTAACATGTGACGTGCGGCTGCTTGAtgatgctgattttgtcactaCCAAATTTTTACGGCTAGATCTGGATGGCGATAATATTCATATCCCTGATGATCTTGTATGCCCAAATCTGCAAAGCTTGTGGATACAATTCAACAATGATATACAACAATTCTCAAGCGGCTTCTTCGGTATGTCTGCGAATCTGAGATTTTTATATCTTGTGGGTACCTATTCTCCTTCGAAGCTGCAGTTCTCTCTTCGACCCTTAGGTAAACTGAGGACGTTAATTTTGAAAGGTTGTAACCTGAGTCACATTAACAATACATGTGTTGGTTTTTTTCCTGAAAACCTAGAAACTCTCTGCATTTGGAAAGGCGATTTCCCAGAACCTCTGGATTTATCAAATCTGAAATACCTTCGAAAGCTAGAAATCAAGGGGTCGAAAGTGAAAATGAAGCCAAATACCATATCCAGTCTATCTAGACTGGAAGAATTGCATATACCCGATGGATTGGAGATTTGGTGTTCTGAAAGTTCTGATGTTCAGAAACCCATTTTGGTCGAGATCAATCAACTGACCCGTTTGAAAAGTTTGcagataaaatttaaaatatctgaGCCTTTTCAAGTTACAAACATATTTGATaatctaaaattatttaatatacgtGTGGGTGGGTGGGGGTCATGTGTTGGAAAAACAGATCTGTCTTACAAGACGTCGATTGTATTGCAAGGCTGTCATGAAGAAAGCTTGAAAAGTCTGATAGACAAGGCTGAATATGTGAATCTGCAGTGCAGCAATATTACTGTGAGTAGTATCTTCGAGAGCAACCGGGAAGCATTCACAGAATTGAGAAATCTGCAAATTGAAGAATGTAACAAAATGGATCATCTGGCAAGGATGCCACACAATGATATTCAGCATAGCCAGCAGACATCTTTTTCTAAACTAACCTATTTAGAAATTATAGAATGCTCCGGTTTAAGATACCTCTTCTGCAACTCTGTTGCAAAACGTCTCACCCAGCTGCAAAAGTTGATAATAAGAGATTGCCCTGTGATGGAAGCAATAGTAATACATGATGGCTCAAGCAATGGAGATATCATACACTTCTCCAATTTAGAAGAATTGGAGCTAAGCAATGTGCCCAGACTCACAGGCTTCTGCAGGGAAAATAAAGACGCCATGATGCAACCATCTGTTCAGTTTCAACCTCTGTTCCATAGAATG GTTGAATTCCCAAACTTAGTAGAACTTGTAATTAGCCACTGCGAGGAAATTAACCTGGAATCGATAGAGTTCAGCAGTCAACTAAAGAGGTTGAGAATAAGTTGTGATGAGGAGATACAACTTCCGTCTACATGGCAACCTCGATTACATAATCTGGAAACACTCTTTTTGAGTAGGTGTTGGTCGCATGAGCTCATATCTTCAAGGTTCCACAGACTAAAGATGCTTAAAGTTTTCGGATACTCCGGAGGCTCTGCTCTTTTCACTTTCTCAGGCTTTAGAAGTCTACAACAACTCCAAGAACTAGTAATTTCAGATTGTGCTTTCTTGCAAGAAATTGTGGAGGATTTTGAAATGTCTGGGATGAATAGCAAGATTATCACGCTCTCTCACCTGGAGATAGTTGTTCTAAAGGATTTACCCAAGCTGAAAAGTATTATTCATGGAGCAAATTATGGGTGTCGTGTCCCATCTTTAACGTATGTGGAAGTTGAGGATTGTGGACTCTCTAATCTTTTTTCATTCTCAGAGTTGACAAGTCTCGAAACTTTGAAGATATCAAGGTGTGCTCATTTGGAAGAAATTGTGGAGGATATTAGGATCGATGAGGTTTCGGGCATGAACAAGAAGACTATTACACTCTCTCAACTGAAACAAGTTATTCTTGAAGATCTACCAAAGCTCAAGAGTTTTATCTACAGTGCAAATCATGAGTGCCTACTTCTGCCAAATTTATCCATGGTTACAGTGAGTGATTGTGggctctcttctcttttcacgtGCTCAACAACCTTTGGAAGTCTACAAAGGCTTGAAAACTTACTAGTACGGGATTGCAGAATGTTGGAAGGCATCTTTGAATATGCAAGGGGAGATGAAACTTCTGGTACGAGTGAAGAGATTATTATCTCCCTCCCAAAACTATGGTTACTTGAACTCAGAAATTTGCCAGACCTCAAAAGTTTCATCCACGGTGCAAATTACGACTTCTATATGCCAGCTTTGTGGGAAATAAAAGTTGATAACTGCGGATTCTCTACTCTCTTCACGTGTTCTGTTTTCAGAGATCTCCAAAATCTCTTTCGTTTGGAAGTATCAAATTGCAAATTGTTAGAAGTGGTTGTGGAAGATGCAAGGGGTGATGAAACTTCCGGCACAAATGACAAGACTATCACTATTCCTCAACTCGAGAATATTGAACTTGAACATCTGCCAAACCTCAAAAGTTTTAGTGGTGATGAAAGCATGGCTTTCAATATGCTCCAATTAAAGAATTTTAGTCTGGTTGGGTGTCCTGGGGTAGAGAATTTCACTTGCTTCAATACACATACAGGAAATGGATATGTAAGGATCGACGGGGATGAATGGATAGAAGTTCCGGATCTGAATGACTACATAAAGAGCCTATTTAAAAACGAAGACGTCGCAGTGCCGGAGAATCAGAGAGACTCAAAGATGAAAAGTCTCGGGGAGCCATAA
- the LOC108204609 gene encoding disease resistance protein At4g27190 isoform X2, translating to MFCYKDLVKTLDSQVEKAYTEEERVSTKVAAERANGKLIKPHVDKWQKEAEEIMESAEKFAEIHKTRHSWRCIQCLPIPNPVSLFRLGRAVVQKTERLTELINSGKELLDNEIAHLAPAENLPKSNTEYQEFQSRKDVYAELWRTLITDSSPILGICGMPGVGKTRMMEQLWKEAQEKKIFNKVTRGNVGNENLDVIHLQKQIAEHLDCKFESEDNAESRASQLKQSLLNAGKTLVILDDVWREIPLDVIGIPSGDGNSPVVSKILMTSREENVCLRNNCNTLVKITPLRNDEAWEQFKNFVGTAQIDYMQDESLAKKVCDKCGGLPLLIHAISKALQFETHNSWVDALEQLQKGEFVNIPGVEPQVYACVELGISKLHGDAKSCLFLCCLFPEDADIPIRELIQLATGSQLVCGNSRVLSMIDTLRLSSLLLDCEKDDRIKLHDLIRDVGRSIAFRDSKFAFSQVTCDVRLLDDADFVTTKFLRLDLDGDNIHIPDDLVCPNLQSLWIQFNNDIQQFSSGFFGMSANLRFLYLVGTYSPSKLQFSLRPLGKLRTLILKGCNLSHINNTCVGFFPENLETLCIWKGDFPEPLDLSNLKYLRKLEIKGSKVKMKPNTISSLSRLEELHIPDGLEIWCSESSDVQKPILVEINQLTRLKSLQIKFKISEPFQVTNIFDNLKLFNIRVGGWGSCVGKTDLSYKTSIVLQGCHEESLKSLIDKAEYVNLQCSNITVSSIFESNREAFTELRNLQIEECNKMDHLARMPHNDIQHSQQTSFSKLTYLEIIECSGLRYLFCNSVAKRLTQLQKLIIRDCPVMEAIVIHDGSSNGDIIHFSNLEELELSNVPRLTGFCRENKDAMMQPSVQFQPLFHRMVEFPNLVELVISHCEEINLESIEFSSQLKRLRISCDEEIQLPSTWQPRLHNLETLFLSRCWSHELISSRFHRLKMLKVFGYSGGSALFTFSGFRSLQQLQELVISDCAFLQEIVEDFEMSGMNSKIITLSHLEIVVLKDLPKLKSIIHGANYGCRVPSLTYVEVEDCGLSNLFSFSELTSLETLKISRCAHLEEIVEDIRIDEVSGMNKKTITLSQLKQVILEDLPKLKSFIYSANHECLLLPNLSMVTVSDCGLSSLFTCSTTFGSLQRLENLLVRDCRMLEGIFEYARGDETSGTSEEIIISLPKLWLLELRNLPDLKSFIHGANYDFYMPALWEIKVDNCGFSTLFTCSVFRDLQNLFRLEVSNCKLLEVVVEDARGDETSGTNDKTITIPQLENIELEHLPNLKSFSGDESMAFNMLQLKNFSLVGCPGVENFTCFNTHTGNGYVRIDGDEWIEVPDLNDYIKSLFKNEDVAVPENQRDSKMKSLGEP from the exons ATGTTCTGTTACAAGGATCTTGTTAAGACTCTCGATTCCCAAGTCGAAAAAGCTTACACTGAGGAGGAAAGGGTGTCCACAAAAGTTGCTGCAGAAAGAGCTAATGGTAAACTTATCAAGCCTCATGTAGATAAGTGGCAGAAAGAGGCTGAAGAAATCATGGAGAGCGCCGAAAAGTTTGCAGAAATACACAAAACCAGACATTCATGGAGGTGCATTCAGTGTCTACCAATTCCCAACCCCGTCTCTCTTTTTCGACTTGGCAGAGCAGTGGTGCAGAAGACAGAGAGGCTAACTGAGCTCATTAATTCCGGAAAGGAGCTCCTGGATAATGAAATCGCACATCTTGCGCCAGCTGAAAATTTACCCAAAAGTAATACCGAGTACCAGGAATTTCAATCCAGAAAAGATGTTTATGCGGAGCTATGGCGTACGTTAATCACGGATAGCTCTCCAATCCTTGGTATATGTGGAATGCCAGGAGTGGGGAAAACTCGGATGATGGAACAACTATGGAAAGAAGCTCAGGAGAAGAAGATCTTTAACAAGGTCACACGAGGGAACGTGGGTAATGAAAACCTGGATGTGATACACTTACAGAAACAGATTGCTGAGCATCTTGATTGCAAATTTGAATCGGAAGATAATGCGGAAAGCAGAGCTTCTCAGCTGAAACAAAGTTTATTGAATGCCGGCAAGACCCTCGTCATACTAGACGATGTATGGAGGGAAATTCCTCTAGATGTTATTGGAATTCCATCTGGTGATGGAAACAGTCCTGTGGTTTCCAAGATTCTGATGACATCTCGAGAGGAAAATGTATGCTTGCGTAACAATTGCAATACTCTTGTTAAAATTACACCCCTGCGAAATGATGAGGCGTGGGAGCAATTTAAGAATTTTGTCGGTACTGCTCAAATTGATTATATGCAGGATGAGTCTCTTGCAAAGAAAGTGTGTGATAAATGTGGGGGTTTACCACTCCTAATTCATGCGATCAGTAAAGCGCTGCAGTTCGAAACTCACAATTCATGGGTGGATGCACTTGAACAACTCCAGAAGGGTGAATTCGTAAACATACCTGGAGTAGAACCACAAGTATATGCTTGTGTAGAATTGGGTATCAGTAAATTACACGGCGATGCCAAGTCATGTCTGTTTTTGTGTTGCTTGTTTCCGGAAGATGCTGACATCCCTATCAGGGAGCTGATCCAGTTGGCAACAGGGTCACAGCTTGTATGTGGGAACTCTAGGGTACTATCAATGATTGATACTCTGAGATTATCTTCTTTGTTGCTTGACTGTGAAAAAGATGATAGAATCAAACTGCATGACCTCATCAGAGATGTTGGGAGATCTATAGCTTTCAGAGATTCAAAATTTGCATTTTCACAGGTAACATGTGACGTGCGGCTGCTTGAtgatgctgattttgtcactaCCAAATTTTTACGGCTAGATCTGGATGGCGATAATATTCATATCCCTGATGATCTTGTATGCCCAAATCTGCAAAGCTTGTGGATACAATTCAACAATGATATACAACAATTCTCAAGCGGCTTCTTCGGTATGTCTGCGAATCTGAGATTTTTATATCTTGTGGGTACCTATTCTCCTTCGAAGCTGCAGTTCTCTCTTCGACCCTTAGGTAAACTGAGGACGTTAATTTTGAAAGGTTGTAACCTGAGTCACATTAACAATACATGTGTTGGTTTTTTTCCTGAAAACCTAGAAACTCTCTGCATTTGGAAAGGCGATTTCCCAGAACCTCTGGATTTATCAAATCTGAAATACCTTCGAAAGCTAGAAATCAAGGGGTCGAAAGTGAAAATGAAGCCAAATACCATATCCAGTCTATCTAGACTGGAAGAATTGCATATACCCGATGGATTGGAGATTTGGTGTTCTGAAAGTTCTGATGTTCAGAAACCCATTTTGGTCGAGATCAATCAACTGACCCGTTTGAAAAGTTTGcagataaaatttaaaatatctgaGCCTTTTCAAGTTACAAACATATTTGATaatctaaaattatttaatatacgtGTGGGTGGGTGGGGGTCATGTGTTGGAAAAACAGATCTGTCTTACAAGACGTCGATTGTATTGCAAGGCTGTCATGAAGAAAGCTTGAAAAGTCTGATAGACAAGGCTGAATATGTGAATCTGCAGTGCAGCAATATTACTGTGAGTAGTATCTTCGAGAGCAACCGGGAAGCATTCACAGAATTGAGAAATCTGCAAATTGAAGAATGTAACAAAATGGATCATCTGGCAAGGATGCCACACAATGATATTCAGCATAGCCAGCAGACATCTTTTTCTAAACTAACCTATTTAGAAATTATAGAATGCTCCGGTTTAAGATACCTCTTCTGCAACTCTGTTGCAAAACGTCTCACCCAGCTGCAAAAGTTGATAATAAGAGATTGCCCTGTGATGGAAGCAATAGTAATACATGATGGCTCAAGCAATGGAGATATCATACACTTCTCCAATTTAGAAGAATTGGAGCTAAGCAATGTGCCCAGACTCACAGGCTTCTGCAGGGAAAATAAAGACGCCATGATGCAACCATCTGTTCAGTTTCAACCTCTGTTCCATAGAATG GTTGAATTCCCAAACTTAGTAGAACTTGTAATTAGCCACTGCGAGGAAATTAACCTGGAATCGATAGAGTTCAGCAGTCAACTAAAGAGGTTGAGAATAAGTTGTGATGAGGAGATACAACTTCCGTCTACATGGCAACCTCGATTACATAATCTGGAAACACTCTTTTTGAGTAGGTGTTGGTCGCATGAGCTCATATCTTCAAGGTTCCACAGACTAAAGATGCTTAAAGTTTTCGGATACTCCGGAGGCTCTGCTCTTTTCACTTTCTCAGGCTTTAGAAGTCTACAACAACTCCAAGAACTAGTAATTTCAGATTGTGCTTTCTTGCAAGAAATTGTGGAGGATTTTGAAATGTCTGGGATGAATAGCAAGATTATCACGCTCTCTCACCTGGAGATAGTTGTTCTAAAGGATTTACCCAAGCTGAAAAGTATTATTCATGGAGCAAATTATGGGTGTCGTGTCCCATCTTTAACGTATGTGGAAGTTGAGGATTGTGGACTCTCTAATCTTTTTTCATTCTCAGAGTTGACAAGTCTCGAAACTTTGAAGATATCAAGGTGTGCTCATTTGGAAGAAATTGTGGAGGATATTAGGATCGATGAGGTTTCGGGCATGAACAAGAAGACTATTACACTCTCTCAACTGAAACAAGTTATTCTTGAAGATCTACCAAAGCTCAAGAGTTTTATCTACAGTGCAAATCATGAGTGCCTACTTCTGCCAAATTTATCCATGGTTACAGTGAGTGATTGTGggctctcttctcttttcacgtGCTCAACAACCTTTGGAAGTCTACAAAGGCTTGAAAACTTACTAGTACGGGATTGCAGAATGTTGGAAGGCATCTTTGAATATGCAAGGGGAGATGAAACTTCTGGTACGAGTGAAGAGATTATTATCTCCCTCCCAAAACTATGGTTACTTGAACTCAGAAATTTGCCAGACCTCAAAAGTTTCATCCACGGTGCAAATTACGACTTCTATATGCCAGCTTTGTGGGAAATAAAAGTTGATAACTGCGGATTCTCTACTCTCTTCACGTGTTCTGTTTTCAGAGATCTCCAAAATCTCTTTCGTTTGGAAGTATCAAATTGCAAATTGTTAGAAGTGGTTGTGGAAGATGCAAGGGGTGATGAAACTTCCGGCACAAATGACAAGACTATCACTATTCCTCAACTCGAGAATATTGAACTTGAACATCTGCCAAACCTCAAAAGTTTTAGTGGTGATGAAAGCATGGCTTTCAATATGCTCCAATTAAAGAATTTTAGTCTGGTTGGGTGTCCTGGGGTAGAGAATTTCACTTGCTTCAATACACATACAGGAAATGGATATGTAAGGATCGACGGGGATGAATGGATAGAAGTTCCGGATCTGAATGACTACATAAAGAGCCTATTTAAAAACGAAGACGTCGCAGTGCCGGAGAATCAGAGAGACTCAAAGATGAAAAGTCTCGGGGAGCCATAA